The Ipomoea triloba cultivar NCNSP0323 chromosome 14, ASM357664v1 region CCATATTACCTGAGGTGAAAATATCATTTCCATCCAGTCTTCATTCTATTTGtagaaatattttatattttggctGCCCCCATAGGTCAGATGGCAGAAGTAACTTGAGTGAATTCTGCTAGGTTTTAGACCCTAATGTCTCTCTTCATTAAGTATGTGATTCTAAATGCTGACTGAGAGCAATGAGTCCTTGTCCACTCTGGCCCTCTTATCTTGAATTTGATCAGTGCCACTATAAAAATTTTGGTTTCCATATGTGTTGTTGTCCTTTTTCTTTAATCATGATGAAGACCAaatctaaatatatatgtacacacaagATAATCATCCACACATTTAAGACAggtttaagaaaattttatcaTCAAGGCAACAATATGCAGATGACTCCATTAAATTTGATTGTACATTTGAAATGATCACATATATTATCCTAGTTGTATCTAAAATAATCTACATATATTAACATGTTTATGCATAATTATACTTTCATAGTGTACTGCATTTTCTTTATCTTGTTTGTTCCTGTTTTGCATATGGAAATTTTATTTGTCTTTCACCCTTTGTTATCAAGTCTTATCTTCATCTCGCCAAACTTGCTTTATTTTTCTCTGTTCATATGTTAAAGCTTTGTATTCTGTCTTTGATACATTGTCACAATTTCTGGTTTCTTAATCCATTATTTAAAATCTGTTTATTATTAACAGTGAAACAACAAAGAATGTCCTCATTGCTTCAACTTACGTACATTTGAAGTGCAACAAGTTTTCAAAGTATGCCTCTGATCTTCCCACATTATGCCCAAGGATTTTGTTATCGGGCCCTGCAGGTAGTGCTTCTTTTCCCCTATTTTATTCCCTTCAATCTCTACCAGTGTGATCCACCATTAGCCATCTCATTTCATCAAATGGCTTTCAGGCTCCGAAATATATCAAGAGACATTGATCAAGGCACTCACTAAATATTTTGATGCGAGGCTTCTAATTGTCGATTCTCTTGTATTGCCTGGTGTAAGATTTCTTCTATTTGTCTTGTTTTCTTATGATTCTGTGTTATTGGATTGCTTTAGCTCACATTTTGAAAAGCTATACCAGGGGTCATTAGCAAAAGAAGTTGATCTTGGCAAAGAAAGCTCAAAGCTTGATTGGGCTCGTTGTGTTGCTAAACGGGCTGCACAGGCAGCTGCACTACAACAACTAAATAAGAAGCCAGCTTCAAGTGTTGAGGCTGATATAACTGGTGGTTCTACAATAAGCTCTCATACTCAGCCTAAGCAGGAGGCTTCTACTGCCTCATCAAAGAACTACACATTCAAGAAAGGTACCTTGCATTTTAGTTTAGTCATGAAATATGAAGCTcccccccctcccctccccctCCCCATGAAATCATAGTCTGACTCTCCAAATGCAAATAATAGCCTCTGTGATGGGTATAATTAACTGTTAAACTAGGGAAAATTGATTGAAGCATAATTTTCATGTTCTCATCAACGCATGTCATCTTGGCAGGTGATAGAGTGAAGTATGTTGGCCCCTTACCGTCAGCATTCTCTCCCATGCAATCTCCCATAAGGTAACTGCTTGCAAATGAAGTTAGAATTTATCTGAGTAGGTGATTTGTTGATAAACtgtattttctatttatttataccTTTATGGCATTACTGCTGACTTATAATCTACTTAGTTGTGGCTACCAAGCATTTGTAAAATGCACTGAAACTCTCTATTGGATTGCTACCTTGTATTTCTTGACTTGATAGCATATAGATGTTTATATAGATTGTTGGATGAAATTGAATGGTATCGAGGTTTGTCCTTGTCGTCAATGTGGCTATTTTTCTTggagaaaatattttggttCCTTGTTTATTGAAGTGAGTCTGTACTCTCCTTGACAAAACATGTAATCTTTCTTTGTGCTGGCACATTTTATTGGTTTACCATTATAACAGCTAGTAATTTGCAATAAAGACAATGAGTACATATTATGCCACGTCATTGACGTCTATTGGTTGAGTTTTCTAACGACAGTGACAAACTATTTTATGTCAATTGAGTTGATAATAGTTGTTGCCGGTGGGCAGTGGCATAGGTAGGAACTATCTGCTATTATCTGTCGGAATTGTGCTGGTTGTTATTTTCTTATCCTTGCTTGACTAGAATTGCTGTGACTACTCTGTTGCATTTATTTTGGGTAGTAgtaaacaaacatatataaattgttgCTCCTGCCTCTGTGGCTGTAGGGGTCCAATGTATGGTTACAAAGGCAAAGTGGTTCTTGCATTTGAGGAAAATGGTTCATCGAAGATAGGAGTTAGATTTGATCGATCAATTCCAGAAGGCAATGATCTCGGTGGTCTTTGTGAGGAGGATCATGGCTTCTTTTGTGCTGGTATATCTATGCGTTAAGAATTATCTCTTATGCATTTTGCTGCTTTAGTCCGTTACTCTGTTCTTTGGTATTATTAACAATGTCTTTTTGTTTTCCTAAAGCGGACATGCTTCGCCTAGATAGCTCCAGTATGGATGATATTGACAAACTTGCCATTAATGAACTTTTGGAGGTATGTGCCAGTTTAATTTGTTATTCATCATAGCAGATTAGTATCTTGAAAGTTCTCCAATTGtttgaaaatatatcttttaaaGTTTTTGACACTGTGCTGTTTACAGGTTGCCgccaatgaaataaaaaatggtCCACTAGTTGTGTTTATTAAAGACATAGAAAAGTCTATGGTGGGAAATCCTGAGACGTGTGCATCCTTGAaggttaaatttgaaagtttccCTGAGAATGTTGTTGTGATAGCTTCCCATACCCAGACGGACAGCAGAAAAGAGAAGGTACTGggtgttattatatatttgtatttgctTTACTTTCTGGCAAACTTCACTTGGaagcaaatataatattaatatatattttccagTCTCATCCTGGTGGCCTACTGTTTACTAAGCTTGGAAGCAACCAGACAGCACTACTTGATCTTGCTTTCCCGGTATGTTTTTGTCTTTAATGGGGATACAGTGACTTGCTTCTCCTATCATTTGTCTGTTTTATGTTTGGTGGAGGCTAGACAGTAGtgcttttacttttaaatgttTGACTTTGAAATGTTTGTACAAATCAACCCTTGTGTTAAAACAATTATTATAGGCATTATTAATTACCTCTAATCCTTAAaattgtttagtaatttttgttgaTCTCATAATAGATGCAAGTAACTCTACCATTGATTGTATTTTCCTATGTATTGCAGGATAGTTTTGGGAGATTGCATGAAAGAAGCAAAGAGACACCCAAGACTGTGAAACAGCTCACTCGTCTATTCCCAAACAAAGTGACCATTCAGCTCCCTCAGGTAAGTTTCTGTTTCATGTCTGCTCTTGTGAGGTTTTGACGTTCACTTTCTTTAGGgaatcattttttcttttttgctgtGGCAGGATGAGAAGTTACTGGTGGACTGGAAGCAACAGTTGGATCGGGACATTGAGACTATGAAATCACAATCAAATCGTGCTAACTTTCGCAATGTAAGTCTTCACTTCTGCAGTTCTGCCCAGATTCCATATCCATACTATCTTGATTTATTTTTGCAGTTCAATTTGTGACCTTATGTCAATTGACCAGTTCACAGAGCCCAACTTTTGGAGTATTACATTGTAAAAGCATTTAAAGGACGATTATTTAGGACATTCCGGCAATTGCTTTAAATTCTTTATTACTGATAAAGTGGTGTGAAAATTGGCTTATTGTAGCTCATGTTTCCCCAATAAAATGTATTTACTAACTCTATGTGCTTATTATAACTGTATAAAATTTTAGGTTCTGAACCGCGTTGGGCTTGATTGTTCTGACCTTGACACATTACACATAAAAGATCAAGCACTAACAACTGAGAGTAAGTAGTTTCCCTGAAGTGAAATTCTGAGATCCTATATTACCTCAACATGATTTTCAATGACACTTTTCTTGCTAATTGATAGGTGTGGAAAGAATTATTGGCTGGGCATTGAGTCATCACTTTATGCATTCTTCTGAATCTTCTGCCAAAGAGACCAAACTGGTGATCTCCAGTGAAAGGTTAATGTCTATCCTTTCCCTTCGGTGTCATTAAGCTTAAGTTGGAAATGGCAGATGAGAGAGTATGTATATCTTTTACCCTCATGGAAGGATACTGAAACTTTTTTCGGCTTATTTCAGCATTAGATATGGGCTCAGCATTTTGCAGGGAATTCAAAATGACACTAAGAGTTTAAAAAAATCTCTCAAGGTGACGATTGCTTCTTTGATGCTCAactgttgattttttaaaaagttttctgCTGCCTGTAAATTTTTTATGCTCAACGTAACTGAAACCTTCAGGATGTGGTAACTGAGAATGAATTCGAGAAACGCCTACTTGCTGATGTTATTCCACCCAGTGATATTGGAGTTACTTTTGATGACATTGGGGCCCTAGAAAATGTGAAGGATACTTTGAAAGAGTTGGTGATGCTACCTCTCCAAAGACCAGAACTGTTTTGTAAAGGACAGCTGACCAAAGTAATCCATCCTACATCTTTGTTTCTCCTTTTGGGATAGATAGAATATCAACTTGACATTTACATCTCGATAATTTACTCTTGCAGCCTTGCAAAGGGATTTTGCTTTTTGGACCTCCCGGTACCGGTAAAACAATGCTTGCAAAAGCAGTTGCAACAGATGCTGGTGCAAACTTTATTAACATATCAATGTCTAGCATTACCTCAAAGGTATCTGTTAATTTCGAGTTTACTGGTTGACATAAAATACTGTGCCATTGCATCTAAATAACATTACTTGCTTACAGTGGTTTGGTGAAGGCGAGAAATACGTCAAAGCAGTTTTCACTTTAGCTAGTAAAATCGCTCCTAGTGTTGTCTTTGTTGACGAGGTTGGTATCACACTATCCTTTTGAAACGGTCAATTTCTATACATACTTCATTTCAAGTTATCTTTCATTGAATCATCACtgcttttcctttcttttcttcagGTGGACAGCATGTTAGGGAGGCGGGAAAGTCCCGGGGAGCATGAAGCTATGCGCAAAATGAAGAATGAATTCATGGTAAATTGGGATGGTTTGCGTACAAAGGATAACGAACGAGTGATTGTACTTGCAGCAACAAATAGACCTTTTGACCTTGATGAGGCAGTTATTAGGAGGCTTCCTAGAAGGTCAATATgtgtgaattttattttattttattattcttttcgTTTGGTTTCATATGATGGATAGAGTAGAATACAACTTACTCCGACCTTTATTTTATGCAGGCTGATGGTTAACTTGCCAGAAGCTCCAAATAGGGAAAAGATTTTAAGCGTGATATTGGCCAAGGAAGAATTAGCACCTAATGTTGATCTAGAAGCAATTGCTAACATGACTGATGGATACTCGGGAAGCGATTTAAAGGTTTGGCCACAACTTATATCTTTCACTTTTGTGAATTTCGGTCCCTCGTTTAAATGCTTCATACCTTATCCTTCTGGCATTTTCTAAATGCACATCCGACACTTTTCTTCTGCAGAATTTGTGTATTACTGCAGCTCACCGCCCTATAAGGGAAATTCTGAAAAAAGAGCAAGCGGTTAGTTTAAAAGTTTCAGCAATTTTTATGCTTCCCATTAGAACTATGCCACGCCAATCATTGCATAATATTGTGTTTAAGCATATTTACCTTTTACACCTTTCTCCAGGAGAAGGCATTGGCGGTGGCAGAAAACAGACCACTGCCTACACTGCATAGCAGTTCTGACATTCGCGCTCTCAGCATGGAAGATTTCAAATACGCACATGAACAGGTATGTTATTCTCAACCTAGCCTCGAGCTTCCGCCACTCACAAAACCAAGATTCTTCGCAAATGCATAAGTTTTTCGCTCCCCCCAAAAAACCGAGATAGTTTTTGCTCATTCCTCCCGAAATGCAGGTATGCGCAAGCGTGTCATCAGAGTCGACAAACATGAACGAGCTCCTGCAGTGGAATGATCTATACGGAGAAGGTGGATCCAGGAAGACGAAAGCTCTCAGCTACTTCATGTAGAGAGGGGATTTCTTTCTCAAGTGTATAGCTTATTGTAGAGAGATCTTTAGGTAGTCAAAATGTTGATCTCATCTTCTTCATGGTGGGGGAATGGGGCCTTAATGCATGGAAATTCCAGTTTCAGGTCCCTTTAGATTCAGaatttctttcttctcaaccaGGCGTGTATcatatttcaatttaattttaataatttataggTGGTTTTgacttatcaaaatttaatttatttcatataattgtatcattaaattattactgatgagattaattgatgctattagtatttttaaaaatttaaactttaaaaaatgtattttaaatgtactatttttttttttgcatgtggGTAGTCATTTGGGGCTGTCATGGCCGCCAAATTGATGCTCTTTACAAATAAcctaaaaggaaaataaatttcttaGCTCTATGGATAATTTTGAGCCCTTAGGTAAATTGTATACTTAATGGGATTGAATCGTGTTCTATCTACTTGGTCACCTTATTCGGGGATTACTCAGTCATTCTTTTTGGGAGGCTAACTGTTGCATTCTTCTTTGCATGGGATGGTAAAATGCAGTAGTTGATAAatgaagttgaaaaaaaaattaaaaattcttgGATCTTATAAGTGCAAGTTAAATAACAGAACAGACTAAATCTGAAAATCACTTACACCATAAGAACTAAGAACACAGTTGATTTACAAAATATGTTGAGATGTTTGGCAAACAGCAGTTAATTCGAGTACATTGAGATATTTGCTAAACATGGGTGAATTCCACCCactaaacataaacataaacgatgttgttttggtCATCAGACTCCCATTAATGTGCGACACTGAGATTCCCAGTGCTCCTTCGCTTGCTTAACTCTTTCTTTTCTCTCGTACTGAAGCCGCTCTTCCCAGTACTCGGGACAACTGCAGAAAGGCGTTTAATTGTGGATTGCAAGTTCAAAGAACACAATTTCATAAAACATTCGGATACACTTATCTGACTTCTTGTGTGTGTAAACATACCTTCGGCTTAATAGCATGTTAAGCTCCTCGAGATGCACTGCTCCTTCATAGACGCCTCCCTGAAATCAACTCAAATAAGCTACTCGCCAAAATTTTTGTAGAACGGAACATAGATCATGGCAAGAAGTTCTTCACTTACCTCTCGGCACAGAGGGCATTTTTCAGTGTGGTTTGCTGCCTTAAGCCCATCCACGATGGTCACTGATGCAGTTTTGCAAGCACACATGTAGCAGAAGAAATGACCACACGTTAAGGATACTGGGTCGAAGAGAGTATCCTGTAAAACAATGTCAGAAGTCCTTTACACAACATGGATTTCAAATCTAAACCGAACCCTGCATATAGCTAAAATGGAACCATAAACTAGTTAATATGGAGAACAAGATTATAAGCAGTTTATGTCTAGCACGTTGGCAACCTAATAGTTTactttgatttacaagaaagtcCACGGCAGCTGAAAGGCctaaggaggtaaaccagccaaagttgtccatagctgactggcttaaaccaagaaagccaataAACAGCTCTCATAAGGAGTAAAACTTTGTTACCAAGCCAACTGTCCGACCAACTTGGCTGAGGCTGTCCCGCCTAATAGTTTACCATGTCTATGGTAGTATGGTGTCAGACACACAACAATGCCTTTTCACATGTCATAGATAAGCACtccaaacataatattttaaagccAAAAAaccctaataaaatacaaatgaaATCTAGGAAGGTGCAACAGATCTTACATAATATAAAACGATTCAATCATGAGGCCAGTACAACAATGCAAGATCCATTTAAGATGTCTGGGCACTTACCAAACATATAGAACAAGTCAAGTCGAGATCAAGCTTGATGGAATCGAAGAGCTCACACGAGAGAGATGGTTTCCCGTCTTTGAGTACTAAAGAACAGCCACCAAAGAGAGCAATAATGGCCTTCTTTGCACTGGCCTCATCAGTCTCCCTCATATTAATGTGGAAAGCCATAAGCTCACACAGCCATGGCGACTGAAGTATCTCCATGTGCATACTCTGCGCTTGGGACTTGAATGCTTGGCCTTGCTTAGAGTAGTGAATCTACAAGTTAAAAACGGTGAAGTCAAGCTCAATGGCATCAAATTCACCTCGGTTTTCAAATCACTTAAGCAGCAAACACCAAATTACCTTGTCATATTTCTTGAGTATTTTGCGCACTGCAACGGCATTGATTATAGCATAAGTGACCAAATCCTTTCCTTCTTGACTCAAAGCTCCATGGTTCCCATATAATCTGCCTTTAAACCAGAACAAACACCTGCTAAAACCCGAGGCAAGATGCAAGTCCAGCAATTTCTGGGCACGTTCATTGAAACACCCCACCACTGCAGACATCTCATTGAGAAGTGAAGGGAAAAATGTCCCATCACACACTGCACAGCAAATTAGAAAGTAATAAGCAGCGATCAAATCGAAATATGCCTCAGatattcgaacccatgacctctgAGGTTCGCTCTGATAGACACAACTAAAAATCACtgcatatattatatgctcaacagatCAGAGTGAAACATGCCTCAGATatttgaacccatgacctcttGCATGAGGTTCGctttgatatcaaattgaagcatTTGCTCTGACACAACTAAAAATCACtgcatatattatatgctcaatcGATCAAATTAAGTGAATCCATGTAATTCTGTATTTCAAGTCAAGATTAACCAGTATCAGATCAAAAGATGCAGAAAATTCAAACCTTTAAGACACAGAAATGGTGGGGGGGACTGGATAGTGTTAGAGACAAATTAAAGGAAGAAACATAATCAGAGAATGGAGATAAAAAGAACAGAACCCAGAGTAGACATTAGAGCAATCAACCTGAATTTCTACAAACGATTTGATTACAAATGAAAGACGTGATTACCTGGGCACTTCTTGGGGCAAGTGGAGCTGTCGTGAGGGGTGGAGTGTTCATGTGAATGCAGGTCTCTCCTACACCTCTTCAAGATCTTCTTGAGCTTTTTGAAGCCCACACTGGGCAGCTTCTTCTGCTTTTGCCCCTGCATGTACTCCTCATATTTCTTGCaaaatttcatctttttttctGCCCTTCTCTCCCTCTGCTCCAAACCAGTGACCGATCAAATCCTGGGGAAATGGAATGGATTTTCAGCTCAATCTCAGAGAGTAATTCTGCTTTGAATGCTTTAATTTATTCACTCACTGCTCTTTTAATTCATTTGTTTAAATCCCAGAAACCCAAATGCTTCTTATAATTCTCCCTCATACGATCTCCTTCTATATCTCTAGCTAAAACGGCGGTCAGAAGGACACCTGATGGCGCTACGGAACAGGTCAATTTCTAGGTGGGTAATCGTGGGAATCTCGCGCCCCATTTAACGTTAGACGGTGACATTCCTGTTTAaggaaaatattaaataaataaagaaaagaaagccAGCAATAGTGTCATTGCAAAATCTTACCATGTAAGGATATTGACTACcataaatagaagaaaatggCAACCCGTAtgtttttttctcaaaatgtaGAATCTCCAACCCCGACCAGACAGAGTATCTGATacaatgtaaatcatgataattcaAATTGAACCAAAAGTTATGTTGGTCAGACGGTTAGTTTGGTATTCACGGTTTGACTCAATCAGTTATGAATAATTTAAATCagtttattttgttgtgatcTTTTACCAATTAGAGTCTTAATGTGATGTTTACTAATACACATTTTCGAgtgcaaaacaaaaaaagaatgaattatttttataaatagtatGAGCCCGAACACCAAGTTGGTTTGATCACTATCCGAATTATAAGTTCATAATGGTAAAGATATCAAATGctgaatggaaaaaaaaaattaaatcacaaatcaaaaaaaaaaattcttgtttgttttatgcaaaataaacaCAACGTTAACGttcaaaattatgatttttttaaaaggtggAATATTTGTTTGGATATGCAAAGGAATGAATTGAGGATATACTCAGTGTCAAACAATAACAAACGtgaaaatttcaagaaaattattttatgtaatGGGGAATGTTTGGAGAATTTAAGAAATATTCCATTATATTCTTCAAGGTAGAAAACAAGAAGACAATAAAAACAAGTTAATTGCCACCTCTAATGGTATGTAATACATTATTAAATTTAGATGCATGGTTTAGAATTACGCAAGctacaaatatttaaaattgccACTAAACCTATAAAActttatattacattttataaaaTGTGGTCGGTCACAATTAACGTTATCATAACATGGGTGTAATTGAACTTGACAAGCAACCTTAGCTTAGCTTCCTAGATttcatttgtattttattagggtTTTGtggttttaaaatattatattagtcCTTAGATATTTTGTGCATATGTTTGTCTATACAATAGTAGATAAAAACATTGTCTTCAACAATATATTTTTGCATGTAATTTTAAGACTATATATAATAGATTTACTTTTTTCATTTAAGAGGAAGTTAGTAGCATATTTTAATGATTAAAGTCTTTTTTAAAATCATGAAATATAATAgatttatttcttcattttgcaAGTGACATTTGTACAAAGAAAGGGATCAAAAAccttattcataaaaaaaaaattatttcaattgcaatataaatattttaggtataactatataataagtgatgctaaataataattttcatgaGGTTATTAAGTAAGTATATACCACCACTTCATTCAAAAGGCTCCAATTAAACTCAACacaaaaagaatattttatgcattaaagacttataaaatcatgaaatcgtaatagttaaaaaaaatctctaaatCTCTAATCGAGTTCAACCTCTCCTAATTAcattatgctttattatctgaataaaagttaaattttatgGGCACAATTCAAgcgaaatctatatatatatatatatatatatatgtatatatagttatcCCACTCTGAAGGTCAATCAGTACACAGGATTATGCACTTTGATTTACCTAATATTAATTACaaccacacatatatattattataattatatagtgAAATGCTTGATGGCCGACCAAATGGACTGCAAATGGTACGGTGGTAGTTGAAAAGCTccattgtaattaaaatatcttAAAGTTGATAATTACTTGTTGTGACTAATTGCATTATTGTAATctgtataatatatttttgagaGTCTGTAGAAAGCATCCATGGTGGCTTGGTGAAAAATCCACCATTAAGCGTGTCTGCTTAgctttaatattattaattattatgctatCTTATCTGGTCATTATGGTAGGGTTAGTCAATATTGCATCATTATTATACCTTCCCATCTGCCCATCCATCCATTGAATTGACACCACATCAACAAAACCATCACTCGTTTCATACCCTAATTTAAGTCAAGATTGCATTATTGTTTTGGATATATATGTGTTTACGATTAAGCAAAGCTAGCAGAATGTGAAAGAGAAGTACGTACGTGTTCCGGCCTCCTGCCTCCTGCAATGTCACTACTTTGCCTAAATGCATATGATGAGTAGTTttcaacaacaataatttgaaTGCCCGCAACTTGTACGTGGTTAAGATTTTGGTCACTTTTCTGTCTTTCTTTCATGTGATAACAAACAAGTTGGAAACTTTCTGCTTCTCTAAACAGTCGGTAGGCCGGCAATACAAAAAAGTGATCCAAGtctttaactatatatatagagagagagacttGTTTGGTGCGACGTGCTGACAGATTTGGATTATCTCACATCAACCGTTggaaattaaatcaataaaaagaagaaataataatgAGTTAGAGATGTAGCTATGAGTGATATAGAAGGTCAAATGAGAGGAATGAAAGTGATTTACAAAGGATTCGAGTTCCTATAAGTACGTGTTCTCGTAGGTGGATCGACTCTGAGACGAATTTTCAATGTGCTCAGAGAACCTGTTGATAATTTTGGTCTCGTAGATACTCATCCAATGTCTCCCATTCATAGATTTGCACCTGCCTTTATAGATCGAGTTCGAGTTAGATACACAAAGTAAAATTCTCTATTTTTGAAACATGAATTAAAGTAGTAGATCTTTTAGCCCCTTATCGCTGTGGAGGAAAGGTCGAACTTTTCGGATGAGGATGCTTATAGAGATCGGATTTATTTTTCAACCCGGTGGCATTTTGATAATTTCAATGATATGCTGGtgcatttatatatgtttggtgTTTTGAGTTCAATGCACCGTCAAACATTCCCATGTGCACAACATACCAACACTTAGTGCACCCCATATCAACATGTAATTCGTCAGACCCTCACTTAATACACCACCAAAATATATTTGGTGTAGAAAATTACCGgcgctttttttcttttattattgatTTCTAGGTGTTGCACTTGAagtggattatatatatagtgatacaGTGTCTTCCCAAATGTGAAAAAGGTATATACATGCATTTTGCAGCAGTGTGCAGACAAGGACATAAAAATTATTGTCTTTGTTGACGGCAAGCtttaattttccattttgaGTGGTTTTGGAAGTTGGAACGACAGTGGCACGGAGAAAAAGTTAAGTTGCTTGGCGTGTAAGGAGATCACAGCACACCATAGATTTGGTAGATCTGTCATGTTGTACGTGTGTCCGCTGTCGTGTcagatttcaattttcaacccAGACTTATCTATAGATCGAGCTAaacatcaaattaatttttgcCATTTCTTGGCCCACTTTCTAGTGTTTCTGGGCAGCATTTCATTGGGGCTGAAGGCCCAATAAAATGTTTTAGCAAGCTTTGAAAATTTTTGCCAGGATATATAAGACTCCCCTTGCTACCTTCCTCCCTAGTAAACCCCTTCCCTAGATGGCTAGGTTACCAATCATTGGAGATGACTATGGAGAACTAGGCCTGTTGGATAGTAATTATTCTTATATTCTTAGAAAGGTCTCCTGTGCTTATCCTTAGCGTC contains the following coding sequences:
- the LOC116004195 gene encoding uncharacterized protein LOC116004195 isoform X1; this translates as MVETRRSSSSSKRPLSSPSSPLPNGKRPKAGEALSSTNDTLGEKTPGVVNESGPESAEQEVRSADLAEASVLKSGGAAEPEKLPEASVGGDSVSDVDKVKSNMPVNFRGRKRQLKSNIGAAWGKLLSQRSQIRHVLMHHPTFTVGQGRQCDLWIGDPSVSKSLCNLKHDESQKGSSSTLLEIIGKKGSVQVNGKICQKNSIVPLNGGDEVVFGSSGRHAYIFQKLGNDISATTIPHSVSILEAHSGPIKGVHFEARSGDPSTVAVASTLASLSNLKKELSLLPPSVHNNKDVKQAAEMSILPAASGVLDKHDAVADMKDASDHNDVSLVDKTGTITPDYANDNLNIENGALDCVDTEIGKATGASGDLRPLLQMFAGSSLPEFDLRNSITKILEEQRGMRESKDFDPPVLISARRQAFKDGLQQAVLDSKNIEVSFENFPYYLSETTKNVLIASTYVHLKCNKFSKYASDLPTLCPRILLSGPAGSEIYQETLIKALTKYFDARLLIVDSLVLPGLYQGSLAKEVDLGKESSKLDWARCVAKRAAQAAALQQLNKKPASSVEADITGGSTISSHTQPKQEASTASSKNYTFKKGDRVKYVGPLPSAFSPMQSPIRGPMYGYKGKVVLAFEENGSSKIGVRFDRSIPEGNDLGGLCEEDHGFFCAADMLRLDSSSMDDIDKLAINELLEVAANEIKNGPLVVFIKDIEKSMVGNPETCASLKVKFESFPENVVVIASHTQTDSRKEKSHPGGLLFTKLGSNQTALLDLAFPDSFGRLHERSKETPKTVKQLTRLFPNKVTIQLPQDEKLLVDWKQQLDRDIETMKSQSNRANFRNVLNRVGLDCSDLDTLHIKDQALTTESVERIIGWALSHHFMHSSESSAKETKLVISSESIRYGLSILQGIQNDTKSLKKSLKDVVTENEFEKRLLADVIPPSDIGVTFDDIGALENVKDTLKELVMLPLQRPELFCKGQLTKPCKGILLFGPPGTGKTMLAKAVATDAGANFINISMSSITSKWFGEGEKYVKAVFTLASKIAPSVVFVDEVDSMLGRRESPGEHEAMRKMKNEFMVNWDGLRTKDNERVIVLAATNRPFDLDEAVIRRLPRRLMVNLPEAPNREKILSVILAKEELAPNVDLEAIANMTDGYSGSDLKNLCITAAHRPIREILKKEQAEKALAVAENRPLPTLHSSSDIRALSMEDFKYAHEQVCASVSSESTNMNELLQWNDLYGEGGSRKTKALSYFM
- the LOC116004195 gene encoding uncharacterized protein LOC116004195 isoform X2, translating into MVETRRSSSSSKRPLSSPSSPLPNGKRPKAGEALSSTNDTLGEKTPGVVNESGPESAEQEVRSADLAEASVLKSGGAAEPEKLPEASVGGDSVSDVDKVKSNMPVNFRGRKRQLKSNIGAAWGKLLSQRSQIRHVLMHHPTFTVGQGRQCDLWIGDPSVSKSLCNLKHDESQKGSSSTLLEIIGKKGSVQVNGKICQKNSIVPLNGGDEVVFGSSGRHAYIFQKLGNDISATTIPHSVSILEAHSGPIKGVHFEARSGDPSTVAVASTLASLSNLKKELSLLPPSVHNNKDVKQAAEMSILPAASGVLDKHDAVADMKDASDHNDVSLVDKTGTITPDYANDNLNIENGALDCVDTEIGKATGASGDLRPLLQMFAGSSLPEFDLRNSITKILEEQRGMRESKDFDPPVLISARRQAFKDGLQQAVLDSKNIEVSFENFPYYLSETTKNVLIASTYVHLKCNKFSKYASDLPTLCPRILLSGPAGSEIYQETLIKALTKYFDARLLIVDSLVLPGGSLAKEVDLGKESSKLDWARCVAKRAAQAAALQQLNKKPASSVEADITGGSTISSHTQPKQEASTASSKNYTFKKGDRVKYVGPLPSAFSPMQSPIRGPMYGYKGKVVLAFEENGSSKIGVRFDRSIPEGNDLGGLCEEDHGFFCAADMLRLDSSSMDDIDKLAINELLEVAANEIKNGPLVVFIKDIEKSMVGNPETCASLKVKFESFPENVVVIASHTQTDSRKEKSHPGGLLFTKLGSNQTALLDLAFPDSFGRLHERSKETPKTVKQLTRLFPNKVTIQLPQDEKLLVDWKQQLDRDIETMKSQSNRANFRNVLNRVGLDCSDLDTLHIKDQALTTESVERIIGWALSHHFMHSSESSAKETKLVISSESIRYGLSILQGIQNDTKSLKKSLKDVVTENEFEKRLLADVIPPSDIGVTFDDIGALENVKDTLKELVMLPLQRPELFCKGQLTKPCKGILLFGPPGTGKTMLAKAVATDAGANFINISMSSITSKWFGEGEKYVKAVFTLASKIAPSVVFVDEVDSMLGRRESPGEHEAMRKMKNEFMVNWDGLRTKDNERVIVLAATNRPFDLDEAVIRRLPRRLMVNLPEAPNREKILSVILAKEELAPNVDLEAIANMTDGYSGSDLKNLCITAAHRPIREILKKEQAEKALAVAENRPLPTLHSSSDIRALSMEDFKYAHEQVCASVSSESTNMNELLQWNDLYGEGGSRKTKALSYFM